In Babesia bovis T2Bo chromosome 4 map unlocalized Chr4_2, whole genome shotgun sequence, the sequence ACGTGATACCGGCCAGATTGCTAGAAGTTCGTTAACAGCATATTTACCAGAACATACTTTGCTGTGTGGTTTTTAACAATCCAAAAGTCAGCGAATGCCATAAGTGCTGTCAGCTCAAATGTGAATACATAGTCTGGATATGTTCCTACAATATATCCCAATACATATGGCATAATAAAGTACCTATACCATGTGATTATCCAATGGAGCAAACATACGATATAACAATTGCGATTTTTAGTCCAATATGTGCTAGGCAAGTCCACGGATGTGGTAGTAGCATGACGCTAGTGACGAAATTGGCGAAAACTGCTGATGCATTCTTGGATGATCGCAATTCATTTATTGATCCAGTAAGTTCATCTTGCATTTTGTCTTTCTAATTCGCCTTTATGATCTACGTGGCTTGTGGACGTATTAATTTGTATGCACGTATGGCAATACCTTACCGAGATGTCTTATTGTAATTATTTCACTTTTAGATAAAGTTTCATGGAATTATATAGATTGACAGTTACACATAATTAATATTAGATGTGTGACGTTTACGTCACAAAATTTGCTATGTTCAGTTAATTTTACATACTCTCTGAATGAGGTTGGAATCCATTATTACCTTGGCACTATGCCAATAACGTTTTAGAAGAAATTGCATGTGATTTTATGGTTCTTATGATTATTTGTCGGTTGCTTTCTTACGCTTTGTGCGGTATCTTCTTAAAGCTACCGTTGTGTCTTTGTTATGTATCATCCCGAACTACAACACATTTATCTCCACTTGATTTGTATCAGTATCATAATAGGACTACTTCACGATACCCTAATAGTATATACGCAACGGAATCGCAGGATGCTAATCTAGATTCTACTGGCAACGACTTGTTTACTGGTCCTCGAATAGATACGAAAGGAAAGATTATCAACAAAAAGAAGAAATTGTATTCATACGGTTCTCTGAGACATGTGGATGATTTTTTCGAAGGCAAATATCACGTTGAATGGATAGTTCGCGGTATAAGTGAGAAGCTACAGTTTAGACGTAGGGACTCGGGGGCACCTCCATTGCATACCAGCAGGTTCACTTTCGCTGGTATTGGTGGCTTCATGTTACGTCTATGGTTAGATGGATTGCCAAGTTCTAAGCCTGGAGACATTGCGTTGTCTCTTCTACAAAAAGAGCATTGGACTTCTTTGGACAGTCCTCTAACATTTTCAGTTGGGAAAGTTACTCGTGGACCATTTTTCTTTCGATCAAGTCCCTATTTCGCAGCATTAAAATCTTTCTGTGCACTAAATGAAGTTTTGGAGGACAACGAGTTACACATTCGGGTTAGCCTTGCCACTAGAAACTGACATTGGCTTCTTGGTTATTCTGCGTCTCACCATGAGTCATCTGAGTTAATCATTAAAATTCCCATTCAATTTACATTAGCCGTATCTCTTGTTTAGATAGAGGCAATGTGGTAGCTATGTTGATTGTACCGTGATTGCCAAGATATCGATATGCTTTGGTATTTTATAAACATGACTACTGGCCTTATACATCCCATGTAATAACTAGTATCTTTGCGAATATGCAATACGTTAAATGACTGTTCTTTCCAGAGAATGATGTCACCTATTATCAAGCTGTCCTGTGGCTGGCATCCTATTGTACATCAATTCCGATGCTATTTCTGAAGCTTCTTTAAGTAGCTGCTCCGAGAGTTCAGTATATGCCTCCTCTGCGCGACGTTGCTCTAATTCCTTCTGTAATCTCTTGGTTTCATGAGCCTGTTGTATGCTCATTTGTAGTTCAAGGTGCTTGCCCTTGGTCACTTGCCTTTCGGTAGCAGCTTCCTCTAGTTGTGGCAGTGCTCCTTCCATATGCGGTATAAGTTTTTCCCTGATTCGTGTAGCTATTTGAGTTAGATGGCTCTTTGACATTTTGGGATAGCTTTCGTGTATCTTCAGTAGGTGTGCCACCATACGATTGACAAATTGCGCCTGTACTAGCATTTTTGCTACTTCTGTAGCTGAAGCTAATTTTTCAGAGTTCCTGAAGTGCTTGCAAAGCATGGCGTCTATTGAAACCACCATGTTATAGATGAACTTGATATCCCTAGGAAAGAGCATACGTGCGCTTTCTATGAATTGCACGCACTCATCATAACGCTGACAATCGTATAGAAACCTTGAGTACACGATATAAGTgcttatatccattttattATTCGCCATGGCAATTTGCAAGTGTTGCTGTGCTTTTGCCCCTTTCATTTTATCAAAGCTACCACGTTCAATTCTGCGCTCGTTACCTATTGATGTTGCTGCGCAGAGCAGTCCCATATTTCGGTTTGCTATAAATCTCATGTGAGAGTTAATTGCTGTATTTTCAAGCAGTATACCGAAGCACTCGTATGCCATCTTGAGCTTGCCGGCATGTGCCAGGAAAATTGCTATACAGTTTGCTGCATAAAAATTAGACAGACAAGGCCTCCGTAATCCAGCTCTTGCATACTGTATTACatcttttggtaaagggcCAAAAGTTCCCTTGGCACTGCGTTTAATAAGTGCACATGCAAATAGCGTATTTGCATATGCATCGAAGCTTGCTGTATTGACAGCTCGAAACATATTCCTCAGTTCTTCTATAGTTTCATCATAACGTCCAATAGAAAACAGCTGGTATGCTTTATAGATCCATGGTTGCAGACTTTTTTTATGATGCAGTTTAAGCTCGTCGAGATATTTGTGTGCACTTTTGACATTTCCACGATTGAATACTAGCTTGCTTCTTCTTAGCCAAGCATCCGTATATCTTGGGTATTCCTTGGTCAAGGCACTATAGATTTTATGCGCCTTTTGTATTTGTCCCGATTCCTCTAGGGCCCGTCCTAGGTTGTATTGAACTGTCATCTTTGTTATTACAGGTACATTATCTATAGACTCTATTGAATTCCATAAAGCGGTCAATTTATCTGTTGCTTCTTCAAATTGTCTAAATTCCAGCGCTATTACTGCATCGTTGTTCTTCATTTCCAAACATGGATCTTCTTTAACTAGACTAAAGTATGTGACATACGCCTCCCTGAGTTTGGTCAGCATGTTTTCTCGTCCCCTTGTGACAAGAAGCTCGAGACAAAAGATAAGGTAGGATAAAGTTCGTTGGTTCTGTGGATCTATTGCTAAACTTTCTTCTAAAAGGTTTAATGCTTTAAACAGCCTTTCATCTAGTAATCTCGACAGATCTTGTTGGACACTATTGATGGCACTGATGCAATCTATATCCATCATCTTTGTTTCTGCATTGCACAATTTGGCCCTGCAAGTATCCAATATTTCCGCTGCTGACGCTACGTATACCAATCCTACCAACCTCAGAATATCGGGTGTCCGGttgttttgtttatttatatactcACAATGTTCTCTGGCTACTGATAGATTGCCTGCCCCTATGGCTGATTTGATGAGTTGTATTCTCGCTGGAAGGTAATCCCCTCTCAGTTGTAGCACGTTATTATAGAGCTTTAATGCACCTGTCCAATTAGATTTAATATGGGCACATCTAGCTTGTTGATAAGTGGCTTCTGCCAAAAGGTctggtggtagtactaggaAATTTATTTCTTGTAGCATAGCTTCACATTCATCGATATGCCCCTTTCTGAATAGCATATCAGATAAATACAGCCTGCTAATAAGTGACTTGCTATCGAGTTTATATGCATTAGTGAATGCATCATTCCACTGACGGATTAATGCTACTACCGATTCCCTTGGTGAGGGCTGTGGAGATGTGGTTCCATCTACTTCAGCTTCTGGTGGTTCATCCATAATTCGGTTAATTGCGATACTGCCCTTTAATCGTAAAGCCATTGGTGTCTTCATGATGCTGAGTGATTTATCCACTAGTGTCCTGGCTGCTCTAAGTTCATTGTCGTAGAACTTGCAGGCGGCCATGGCGCAGAAAAGAAGTGCCTCTACATGTTTTAGGTGCTGGTTTACATGTTCGAGTTCTATAGATTCCATATCCATTTCGTTTGGGGCCGGCTGTTTTCTTACTTTCAGTAGCATTTTTGTGTAGCTACACAGCAATAATGCACGAGCGTAGAAAATGGCGGCTGTATTTACTTGGTTTTCCATTACGCATGTATTAGCATAGGATATAACTACTAACATATTTCTTGGTCTAAGGGACATTGCAGTTTTAAGATACTCCTTAGACTTCTTGAGCTCATCTGTCACTCTGGTTTTAATGAATTTGTTGAGGTGATATTCGCCCATTGCCTTATACCAGGAGAAATACCCGTTACCTACAATCTCTAATTAACTGTTATTTTACTTACGTTTAGCAATATTCGTATAGAAGTTAGCTATTGCGACTTTCTGATTATAATCTTCATCCGTTTCGTTGCTTTGCTCCATTAGCTTGTGATTATGGACGGCAATTTCTGTGTAAACCATTTCTTTGTGATTGTGTTCATCATCTATAATATTTCAATAGTTTTTTATTCAACTCACTGCTATTGGCTTCATTTAACTGATTTTCCATTTGTGCCATAATTTCCTCGAAATATTTTACTCTTCCAGCATTTCGGAATGCTATTGCTAGCATTACCCATTGTTTAATTCCTGCCTTTTCCttattaaatattgatTTCAGTACGCTTAGATCTGCATTTTTGACATCTTCGTGTGATATCCATAGTGCCTTTGAGGCTGTTCCTTGGTTTTCGTCATTTTGGGTAGATACCAAAGGCAGTGGGAACCCACGTAGCCTGGATTTGCCTTTATATGGCCTTGTATTTATGGCAACGCTCGCCATTTTGTTTAAAATGACGTTTAGTTATCTTTTGCGGCGCACGACACAGTCGCGCTTCACTTCTGTCTTTTGATTATTGATGCTAGAAAGAGTTTTGTAGTCATGCTACATTTTATGTGTTGTAAATATTACCTACGTTTTAAAGATTTATGTTGACTAACGAAGGTTGGTATGTTCGGCTTGATTCCATGCCATATTGGTATGTATTCTATTTAATTGACTAATCTACAGTTGACATCCTATACAAAGCATTATTCTAGCCATAGTGTTACTCTATATTGTGTAGTTGTTTAGATTAGTTTTGGAAATCCTGGTAGTAAGAGGTGTAGTGTGTAGACAATCTAGGTACCTATAACTAGATTATATGGACAGTATACATGACAATGATACCCATGGCATTTGgttatgtttttatttgcGAAATTAGCAACTTGAGATATATCCCAACGAATTAATATGTTACTATACTCTGTTGTTATGTCAGGTGGTCACTGCGTTCGTATGTTGTGATTAATTGCAACAGCATCCAATGATGATGTGGTTGTACAATGTTCCGTTTGTGCGCTTATCATCGTGCTTTACAATCGCAAGTATCTACTGGTCAGATTGCTACTCGTGAGTACCTCGAAAGTTTTGAGCCTCGTAGTCTTCGTCGTCTTAAGGTATTTGACAGTACGCCACCCGATGACATACGTCGTGTATACTTTGAGAGGTTGACATCTAACTACTCAAACCCTCGTTCTATATTAAAGTGAGTGCAATCAGTTATATGCCTTACAGTATTCAGGCTCTATCGCAATTACATATCTGTGGATGACTACCCATGTTATTCTTGGCTTATTAGATGTTTATGCCAATTGGGTAATTCATTCTCGTTCAATTCGTTTTGGTCTCCCTACGATCGCCAGTCATTAGTATCACTTCCACTATTCAAGtatttgatatatgacATAATTGAACGTCGTCATTATTTACATCCTCGTCATGTACCTCGTGTATTATTTGCTTTAACAGCTCTGGAGTACAGATGTTGGCAGTTAATTCCCGATCTATTGGATTTGGTCGAGCTACATCTTGAGGTACGTTTAGTATGTGTTATTCAATCTGTCACAGCATTGGCGGTTGCCTGCTTTATCATGTcttatatattgttgcgTCCATTTAGGTATTCACAATGCTAAATCGGATAAGCACAGTTCTATAGTGGATATATTGTTTAATGAAGTTTTACGTAGGGATCCTGCAGACTCCTCTAGTTTTGACTGGGCTCTTTTGTCCTATTGCTTAGTTCTTACTAATCGCTACGAATGGTGTGTTAATCTGTTttttctatattatatgctCAGGCCAACGGCAAGTGATTCAGCACTTCCCACCTTTTTGCAACGTGCTTGTTCGGGCCTATCTTTAGAAACTCTACCATTGAGTGGATGGACGCAGTACATCTTGTATTTAACTCTGTATTGCACCGATGTAGAGTCTCCTCGCAATGAAACTGAAATTAAACATAGTGTCCCTTATGAGTTCCAGGAATCGTTACATATTAGGTGGCTCAACGAGATTCTTGTCCATGCTCAACCTCAGGTATGTCACTCTTTGTTCGATGCccatatagaatatacTTGTTATAAATTCATGTTCTATAGGGCTCGGAACAACTCCAGCGTGACGTGGAGTCCGTTCTTGAGGGTTTAGGCATTAAGGAGGGCCTATTAAATTGTTCAGTGGGCCGTGACGATGATGAGCAGCATTGTTTATTCGCTGGTCATGTATTTCCAAATCGTCGTTTATGTTTCGAATATAATTACATGAAGGCCAGACCTGACGGTGAGCCTGTTGAAAGTGGCGGCATTTCATTTCGTCGCCGCATATTCCGCAAATGCGGTTATAATGTAGCAGTAATTCACCGTGATCAATGGGATGCATTGTCACTTAACGACAAGGAGGAACAGCTACTCCGTATAATGTCAGCATTTCCTCAGATACCGAATTTGGACTACGATTCTACTCCTGGTCCTCGTGAATTCACGGAGCATGCTGGTATTAAGCATTTGAAGCATCTGAGGCCGCAGATAACTTCGTGGCCACCGGAGAAGATAACGGTGTAATGACATCGTTAGTCATCTACAACTTTGACTGTAATTTGCTTTCCCACTTCAGACTTTAGGAACTTAATTAGTGTTGCTTCTATTACACTTTTAACAGTTTTCATGCGATATGCGCAATTTTTGCACTTACCGTGCATCTATGGTTTTATGGGTCCTTATGAATGCCTTACCTTAATGAGTATTTCATGATCATTGATCCCTTCTAACGACACTTGCCCTCCTTCTGCAGCAATCTGTGGTCTTACAAGATCTAGGGCATCCTCTACTGAAGTGGCATTAATATCCCGCAAGGTACTGCTATCTGATGCTTTGATTCTGGAAAGCCTTCCACTCCTGGGAGGTACATTATACCCATTCTGTTTGAAGCCATATGTAGCTTCTAGAATGCAACAAACGGACAACAATGCAAAAATTAGTTTAATCATGTATAGAAGCGATATTGCGTAGTATGTGTAACTACGGAGGCATGAGTTATGTATTACGTATGCCCAATTAATTGGAGCTCTATACTCTACACATTGCGTTTATTGACATTCGGCTgatgattatatatactgttAAGTCAGAACAATACGATGTGTTGACTACATAGCATTTAATTGCAACGGTAGTCGATCGTTGTGATGTTGCAATATTCTTGTTTATCCAGAGGCGCATTAAATCATGTTAATGACCAGTTGGTTACATCGGGATGGCGATACTTTCAGTTAAGACGCTCGAAGATATTGCGTTGGAGTGCGGATACTCCTCATTCCCGTGTTATGGAGCGATTGACTCATTTCGATGACTTGTTGAATTACTGTCTCGACAATAAAGGTTGGTGTACTGCATATTAACAAACAGTGCTTCAGACACGCTTGGTAAGCGTGACATAATCGCATCTCTGTCATACATGAGATCATTAAGGCAATTTAGTCTATCTAGCCCACTGCTTCGGGAGTACAGTGACTTCATTTGTTCTAAACTTTCTTTATTCGGTGGCAGTTTGCACTTGATAATACATAGGTAAGctagactatatagtcttTATAGATATTAGATTCGCCATTGTGGGTTACAATGCTGCATTGTTACGTATATACGATGAGCGTTTGCGTCATCACCTGGAGGACATGTCTGTGAAACAATTGTGTCTTATCGCGTGGAGTTATGCCAAGAgcaacatatacattcaGGATCTATTTGATCGCATAGGTATGTTCATAATAGAGCGTTATTGAACGAACAGCTGGTACATACTTCCATCGGAGTGAACGTGGTAACCTTACAGACGCTTCATTGCTTCTTTGGAGTTTCGCTAAAATCGAGGTAACTAGAGTGATTATGTCTCTAATCCATAGTAGCGCCGTGTACCTCAGGAAATTACCAGTTTGAGATCATATTTACTGAGTACTTTGGAATCTCTTGCTACGGCATTGCGTGATAGCGATTCCCCTTTAGATGGCGAAGCAAAGCTCTACTTAGATCCGGATCGTGGGTGtttacatatatgtatataacatttagGTACATTTTATGTCAACGTTACTCACGATCTGTGTATGGCAGCTAAAGCCTTGGCAGTATTGGTTCCTCGTGACGTATCTTCTGTACAGCGCCACGTAGAGTTGCTTTTGGAAGTGTCCAATTTGGGGAAATTAGTTATTACCGCGCAGGTTAGTTTAGATGGGTTGTATCATATACTCTCGGTCACAATGTAAACACTGAATTATGTGATGTCATGCACTCCTTGTATAGGTAGCATCCATGATTCTATGTCTATGTAAATCCTGGAATACATAACAATAAATCCATGTTTGGATACCTTATAATGTCTACATTATTCATTTATGTCCAGGGCATAACTAGTTTATGGGAATGTATATCACTTTGTGGTATTAGTGACCCTGTTTTGGTTGACCATTTATGTGAATGTTCTCGCTATTTACGTCTTGATCATTCCTTCAACTCAAACATGTTGAGTGCCATTTTGTCAAGTATACGCAAGTTATATGTGCGTGACCCTCgcataatatatcaaattgTCCATTGGTTGGAGAACCGTGCTGTACAGATGCACGCTCCTCAGATGCTTTCAGTGATTTGTGATCTGGATTCCATGGGCATATATCATGAGAAGGCGTGGAAACAGTTAGGTATGTCTATAGTACTGCTGTAGATATCAATACAGGTGTTGTGGTCCAGAAGAAAGGCATAGATTTGGACCTACGTGACATTCGTCACATATACAACATCTTCAAGAGTAATGGTAAGTTATATTACGCTAAACAGTTTGTACGCAACAATAGGCAAGGGCAACGATCGCATTTTCGGTATTCTCGAGCATTTCATGAGTTGTAAGGAAGATCAGGAACGATATGGTccatgttgatattgacTATCATGGGGAACACATTTAGCTACGACCGTGACCTTATAGCTCTTTAACATCATAGATTGATAGATTTAACATTTTAACTTGTAATATTGATGTCGACGGTGTTGCTCCGAGCGCTGAATGCGTCGAATAAGTCGCTGCCGCAATCAGCTTTGTCTTGGTTACAGCAATGCAGCACCGTAGCCGCTGAATTGggtatttttatattacaaaGATACTTATTACACCTTAGACAATGGATACATTTTGTTGGACCACTATGGCGAGAAGGGTGTACGCAAATGTATGGAAGATGAGTGTGTCATAATTCCATCTTTACGCAAGTTGAATCCTAACATTCCAGAGTCCTATGACTTTTTGTTAGTTTTGAGATATTGCataacatagatatatagGGTATGTGCACTGTATGACGGCCACGGTGGCCGTACTTGTGCTACCTTCGCTCGGGATCACCTTGTTAACGAAATTGTTCAGCAGC encodes:
- a CDS encoding tetratricopeptide repeat (TPR) domain containing protein yields the protein MASVAINTRPYKGKSRLRGFPLPLVSTQNDENQGTASKALWISHEDVKNADLSVLKSIFNKEKAGIKQWVMLAIAFRNAGRVKYFEEIMAQMENQLNEANSNDEHNHKEMVYTEIAVHNHKLMEQSNETDEDYNQKVAIANFYTNIAKRNGYFSWYKAMGEYHLNKFIKTRVTDELKKSKEYLKTAMSLRPRNMLVVISYANTCVMENQVNTAAIFYARALLLCSYTKMLLKVRKQPAPNEMDMESIELEHVNQHLKHVEALLFCAMAACKFYDNELRAARTLVDKSLSIMKTPMALRLKGSIAINRIMDEPPEAEVDGTTSPQPSPRESVVALIRQWNDAFTNAYKLDSKSLISRLYLSDMLFRKGHIDECEAMLQEINFLVLPPDLLAEATYQQARCAHIKSNWTGALKLYNNVLQLRGDYLPARIQLIKSAIGAGNLSVAREHCEYINKQNNRTPDILRLVGLVYVASAAEILDTCRAKLCNAETKMMDIDCISAINSVQQDLSRLLDERLFKALNLLEESLAIDPQNQRTLSYLIFCLELLVTRGRENMLTKLREAYVTYFSLVKEDPCLEMKNNDAVIALEFRQFEEATDKLTALWNSIESIDNVPVITKMTVQYNLGRALEESGQIQKAHKIYSALTKEYPRYTDAWLRRSKLVFNRGNVKSAHKYLDELKLHHKKSLQPWIYKAYQLFSIGRYDETIEELRNMFRAVNTASFDAYANTLFACALIKRSAKGTFGPLPKDVIQYARAGLRRPCLSNFYAANCIAIFLAHAGKLKMAYECFGILLENTAINSHMRFIANRNMGLLCAATSIGNERRIERGSFDKMKGAKAQQHLQIAMANNKMDISTYIVYSRFLYDCQRYDECVQFIESARMLFPRDIKFIYNMVVSIDAMLCKHFRNSEKLASATEVAKMLVQAQFVNRMVAHLLKIHESYPKMSKSHLTQIATRIREKLIPHMEGALPQLEEAATERQVTKGKHLELQMSIQQAHETKRLQKELEQRRAEEAYTELSEQLLKEASEIASELMYNRMPATGQLDNR
- a CDS encoding NifU-like domain family protein, whose protein sequence is MIKLIFALLSVCCILEATYGFKQNGYNVPPRSGRLSRIKASDSSTLRDINATSVEDALDLVRPQIAAEGGQVSLEGINDHEILIKMHGKCKNCAYRMKTVKSVIEATLIKFLKSEVGKQITVKVVDD